One window of Nostoc sp. C052 genomic DNA carries:
- the alr gene encoding alanine racemase, which translates to MLSGKGIPGIVPDQQCDTYAWFSQRAWVEIDLGALSYNVQQLVRFLSPRTQLMAVVKADAYGHGAVTVAQTVIQSGASWLGVATVPEAIQLREGGIQAPILILGATHTPEQIHAIAHWKLQPTLCNPKQALVFSDTLESMNYGSPVPVHIKLDTGMSRLGTNWQQAGEFVQLVQRLPHLSIASIYSHLATADDPDTTAMEEQHKRFEDAIAQIKAMGIQVPCLHLANSAAALTNPALHYDIVRVGLAVYGLYPAPHLQNAINLKPVLELRARVTQVKTITAGTAVSYGHKFIAPHELRLAVVGIGYADGVPRGLSNKMQVLIRGQRVPQIGTITMDQLMLDVSAIPNIQEGEVVTLLGEQGKEQISADDWAKQLNTISWEILCGFKHRLPRVAVM; encoded by the coding sequence ATGTTAAGTGGCAAAGGAATCCCTGGTATAGTTCCCGATCAGCAGTGCGACACCTACGCGTGGTTTTCGCAACGAGCTTGGGTAGAAATTGATTTAGGGGCGTTGTCGTACAATGTACAGCAATTGGTACGGTTTTTATCGCCACGTACCCAGTTGATGGCAGTAGTCAAAGCTGATGCCTATGGACATGGTGCGGTGACAGTCGCCCAAACCGTAATCCAATCGGGAGCCAGTTGGCTGGGAGTGGCTACAGTTCCAGAAGCTATTCAATTGCGAGAAGGCGGGATTCAAGCGCCCATTTTGATTTTAGGGGCAACTCATACACCAGAACAGATTCATGCGATCGCACATTGGAAACTCCAGCCCACACTCTGTAACCCTAAACAAGCTTTAGTATTTTCTGATACTCTGGAATCGATGAATTATGGTTCTCCAGTACCCGTACATATCAAATTAGACACGGGAATGTCGAGGTTGGGAACTAATTGGCAACAAGCTGGCGAATTTGTGCAATTAGTCCAGCGCTTACCACATCTTTCTATTGCTAGTATTTATTCTCATTTGGCAACAGCAGATGATCCTGATACAACGGCAATGGAAGAACAGCATAAACGATTTGAGGATGCGATCGCTCAAATCAAAGCAATGGGAATTCAAGTACCCTGCTTGCACTTGGCCAACTCAGCCGCCGCACTCACAAATCCGGCATTGCACTACGACATTGTGCGAGTCGGTTTAGCCGTTTACGGACTTTACCCAGCACCGCATTTACAAAATGCGATCAACCTCAAGCCCGTTTTGGAACTTAGGGCACGAGTCACCCAGGTTAAAACAATTACCGCAGGAACAGCTGTTAGTTACGGTCATAAATTTATTGCCCCGCATGAACTTCGCCTTGCCGTCGTGGGCATTGGCTATGCTGATGGTGTTCCTCGCGGTCTTTCTAACAAAATGCAGGTGTTAATTCGCGGTCAGCGAGTGCCGCAAATCGGGACAATTACAATGGATCAGTTGATGCTGGATGTGAGTGCCATCCCTAATATCCAAGAAGGAGAAGTAGTCACCTTACTAGGAGAACAGGGAAAAGAACAAATTTCAGCCGATGATTGGGCAAAACAACTAAATACTATTTCTTGGGAAATTCTCTGCGGTTTCAAGCATCGTCTGCCTCGTGTTGCGGTTATGTAG
- a CDS encoding type II toxin-antitoxin system PemK/MazF family toxin, which produces MKEGNIILTPIPQANGEIKNRPTLILREMPKYQDFLICGISTQLKQYIPNFDEIISPHDDDFQSSGLVRQSVIRLSFLAVITRNSIIGSIGTISTERHKKLLHNLSQYLIQLIE; this is translated from the coding sequence ATGAAAGAAGGTAACATAATACTAACTCCTATTCCTCAAGCAAATGGAGAAATAAAAAACCGTCCTACGCTGATTTTGAGAGAAATGCCAAAATATCAAGACTTTTTGATATGTGGGATTAGTACACAATTAAAACAATATATTCCTAACTTTGACGAAATCATTTCACCTCATGATGATGATTTTCAATCCAGTGGTTTAGTTCGTCAATCTGTTATTAGATTAAGTTTTTTAGCTGTCATTACTCGTAACAGTATAATTGGCTCAATTGGCACAATATCAACAGAAAGGCATAAAAAATTATTACATAATCTTAGTCAATATCTAATTCAATTAATAGAGTAA
- a CDS encoding DUF2281 domain-containing protein, whose protein sequence is MSTETALWKIIENLPSSLKIELLHYAEYLITKSSTLPQVEDVTVLETNTEERENWQSFSLNNLNQCYAEDEPEYAIESIKEYNPNYERR, encoded by the coding sequence ATGAGTACCGAAACAGCCCTATGGAAAATCATAGAAAATTTGCCCAGTTCCCTGAAAATTGAACTTTTACATTATGCCGAATATTTAATCACTAAATCTTCAACACTTCCACAAGTCGAAGATGTAACCGTTTTAGAAACCAATACAGAAGAAAGAGAAAATTGGCAATCCTTCTCTTTAAATAACTTAAATCAATGTTATGCAGAAGATGAACCAGAATATGCCATAGAATCAATTAAAGAATATAACCCTAATTATGAAAGAAGGTAA
- a CDS encoding transposase family protein gives MHTLKNQFIVLPGGEDIVDICVGMLGKTSDINLFRDTRNKFADSQRFIGDKAYIGDDAITTPHKKRKNTEISEFQKQENKQLSSRRIAVEHMICRVKIFRVASEKFRLARHRYSQVILAVCGLIRLRLNRLVSLTINT, from the coding sequence ATGCATACTCTAAAAAACCAGTTTATTGTCTTACCAGGTGGTGAAGATATTGTAGATATCTGTGTGGGAATGCTGGGAAAAACAAGTGATATTAATTTATTTCGAGATACTCGGAATAAATTTGCTGACTCACAAAGGTTTATAGGTGATAAGGCCTATATTGGAGATGATGCCATTACCACACCTCATAAGAAACGAAAGAATACAGAAATTTCGGAATTCCAAAAACAAGAGAATAAACAACTTTCGTCTCGCAGAATTGCCGTTGAACACATGATATGTCGGGTAAAAATATTTCGAGTAGCCTCGGAAAAATTCCGTCTCGCTCGTCATCGATATAGTCAGGTAATTCTGGCAGTTTGTGGGCTGATTAGGTTAAGACTTAATCGCTTAGTATCCTTAACCATTAATACTTAA
- a CDS encoding transposase family protein translates to MTNPLARIESHPHEAKRLIGINYDQFLALVSLAEKRHREKQAEIEKNKVRIIAKGGGRKPEMSPKEGICLCLVYLRQKPIFEILGLLFDISKTKANDAFNYWVDILREILPASQIEEASVDSQKYQELQQMLSEYELIVDSAEQATARPVDYQEQKDITLVRKKCIL, encoded by the coding sequence ATGACAAACCCTTTAGCAAGAATTGAATCACATCCCCACGAAGCAAAACGATTAATAGGGATTAATTATGACCAGTTTTTAGCATTGGTATCCTTAGCGGAAAAAAGGCATAGAGAGAAACAAGCAGAAATTGAAAAAAATAAAGTTCGGATTATTGCCAAGGGAGGCGGACGCAAACCAGAGATGTCACCGAAAGAAGGAATATGCTTGTGTCTAGTTTACCTCAGACAAAAACCAATTTTTGAAATTTTAGGGTTACTCTTTGATATTTCCAAAACAAAAGCGAATGATGCTTTTAACTATTGGGTAGATATTTTGAGAGAAATTTTACCAGCATCTCAAATAGAAGAAGCGTCAGTAGATAGTCAAAAATATCAAGAATTGCAGCAAATGCTGTCCGAGTATGAATTAATTGTTGATAGTGCAGAACAGGCTACAGCGAGACCTGTAGACTATCAAGAACAAAAAGATATTACTCTGGTAAGAAAAAAATGCATACTCTAA